TATTAGATACACAAGCCATTaagaaatcacattttattcgttttaatgtttttgctgttgttatttAGAGTGAAAGTGCTTTAAtgcctttattcttttttaaggTGTTTTATCTTGATCAGGATTACAGGATTctgagcctatcccaggaacactaagAGTGAGGTGGGAATATACTGTGTACAAGATACCAGTCCCTCTCAGGACCACAAGTGTACATTCAAAGTGAGAGCCAGGGAGCCCCAGGGGTCCATGAGGAATATGGAAAGGTTCAGTGATTTTATAATTAAAGTATAGTGGTGGAAATCACAACTCACAACCattataaaagctttaaaaactcAAAACCTGCAGACAAATAATTGTATATTTGATCTAATggcaaatgtaataaataataataataataataataataataataataataataataattaataaataaataaataaataaataaataaataaataacagtcatcatcatcgtcatcatcatcatcagtttcCCTCTGTTCCCTTTGTcccaaaattaaataaaaaaaagtaaatctgtGCTGAGGTGGTTTAtagaatgtatttaatattgtatttatatcagAAACAATTTCTAGAACTTCTCCAACTATTGGTCAAAAGTACCCTAATGAACTTAAAAGTTTCGTTATCATATACTATATGCTCTGAGTGAGCAAAGCAATGTCAGAGAAATCAGCTTAAACAGCTGTGCAAGTTTAAAGGGATGATCGATTGACGTCGATCCCAAGCAATGGTGCTTTACGTGTCAGTCACCGCCCGCCTTCAGACGCAAATGATTGGTAGTTGAGGTATAAACGCGCGCGTCTCCTCGATTCCGATTGGTTGTATTAATACAAACAGTTTAGCGGGAGTGACTAATCCCCAACCGCCAGGAAGTTAATACATGTACTGCAGGTATGTGTCAGATAGAAATGATGGCCAAAAAACGACTTTAGATATTTTCCATCGATTGTATTTCACAAGTTAAGTTTGTCTAACATAAATTGTTCGTTCAGACTTTAGCTGTGTACCAAAATAATCGAGATATCGACTTATTAGCATAGTTAGCAAGTATGAGTAACCCGGCTAGTTTCTTATGGTTTCGGTATCACTTTTAGTTTTGGTCACTTTCGATTTGTGTGTAGAGTCGGAGGAGTTTGGGGATTTTTTCGCGTGTGAAAATCCCCAGATTCCCATTGTCTTTCGCTGTTTTAGTTAaaactacatttaaatatagCTGGCTGACATCAATGGCTCCTAAGAAAACAACACTGCCCTGTCCGCTGCCTGAGGGATGGATACTAACGGacacagaaaagagaaagtggCGTCTCGGCAAAATGATTGGAAAAGGAGGATTTGGACTCATTTACTTTGGTAACTTTAGATCTTAATATGCTTCTGTGTAGAGGAAAAGGCTTCACCACCCGAAATGTAGTTAGTAACACAATTATATTTGTGTAACTTAATAAACAGGCCTTTAATCTGGTCTGACTACTGACTGATTGACAGATAGACTGATtgacggacacacagacagactggtTGATTTACAGAATGATTGACAGACTGATTGAAATCTGGTCAGTATTTAATTCTTAAATAAAAGAGTTCAGTGGTTCTGTAATTGGGTTGCCAGTtgtatctttttaaaaataatgaaacgtgaaaataaattaaataaatatatatatatataaataatatgtcaAATATGAAAATGTGATTAGATAGCATGCATGTTATTGGGATGACGATGTGCCACAGAGTTAACTTTGATTGTTGGATTATCAGAAATCAGGACCTGGATGTTGTATAATTTTCATAATCTGGTAAGAAACCAGTCCCATACGTTGGATTATTTCTGGTCTTTGTCTTTTGTTCCAGCTTCAGACGATGTGGAGTCACCGGTCACAGACGATACTGATTATGTGATTAAAGTTGTAAGTACAGTTTTAATGTTCCAGCAATATTATTTCCGGATCTGAAATATTACAGATAGAACATAGATCATGTGAACATAGGATGCAAATTATCTTGAAGTCTCCATCATGATGGAATGAGTTACAATGAGAATGTCAGTATGGGATTACTATCAGAAACCCAATATTACTCTAATAtgtaaaatgataaaacaaGTGTGCTGGACTTGAAGTTTTCCTGCATATAGTAAATGTCACAAAGTTCATACACAAACTGTATCTTATAATCCCATCTCGATTTCCCTCACTTTGgcatttctgtttcttcttgttttttggCATGCTTCTTTAAAATATAGCCTAAAGGTTTCATTCaccacagaattttttttttgtcttaaaaccTTTAGCATATTGCACATAACTGTTTTGCTTATAATAACTGGTCTTTTCTTGTCAGGAATATCATGAAAATGGACCTCTGTTCTCAGAGCTGAAGTTTTATCAAAGAGCAGCAAAGCCTGAAAGCAGTAAGTGCATTGACAAGCTCTAAATAATATGGGGTTGTATACATAAAGTGCTGGCATTCACGTTTGTATTCCACATTTCGAATCTTTTAAATCAAGTCAGTTGTATTATCACACAAAATCCATTCAAAGACTTGGGTTAACGATGGTGAAGTAAAAGAATGAAGAGACGCACTCTTGAGAGCGTAGTGAAATGAAAGTGCTACAGACCACTTCATCTGAGAGTTCTCACACTTGGAGTACATGTCACTGATGAAGAGGCTGTGGATGTAAATTAGCCTCACTGGACGAATTAATAAGCCAAAGCAAACATGCACCTCTGCGGTTGTTAGCGTAAGCCCTTCCTTGTTGTGGAGTGACCCAATTGCAGACAATGATTTCTCCAAAAGAGTTTATAGCCAGCTGTCAGTCTGGTGCATCACCAGTCAAAATTTCTATCACAGAAatgagtgcctgtgtgtctgtaaaaCATAATTAATACACTTGATATGTGatctattaatatttaatggttatttatttgaatattttagtcAGCAAATGGAAGAGAGACAAAAGGCTTCATTTTTTGGGGATCCCAACCTACTGGGGGTCTGGACTCTCTGAACATAATGGAAAAAGGTATGATTTGGTCTGTGCTATTCATGATGATGGCAATGAAAATAGTAATTCTGGCCTTTACTCTAGCTATCTAGATGTACCTTTTGGTTTTTCTGAGCAGGTACAGGTTCATGGTGATGGACCGCCTCGGCACTGACCTGCAGAAGGTGTTTGTAGAAAACAGTGAACGGCTGAAGAAGCAGACAGTGTTGCAGTTGGGCTGCCTCATGGTAAGTAACCATTAGTATGTGGATTGACTGTGTCTAATAGCAAGAAAATAGAATTATAAATTACAGCAACATGATCTTAGCATCTAAGCCCCATCATAATGAACATTATTATGGTTATGTTCAGGCAGTTTGAACTGGATACTATTAACACTGTCACTGTAACAGTTTTGAAGATGATTTTAGTGAACAGCCCTCGAGTTCACCCACACGAGTCGAATGTTGTCAGCAGTCATTATGGCGGGTCATTATGAATAggttaaattattcatttgttaaCCTTACCCTTTGTCACTTTGTACGCAACAGGTGGACATCCTGGAATATATTCATGACAACGAATATGTCCATGCTGACATTAAGGCTGCCAATCTCTTACTGGGCCACAGAGACCCAGGCAATGTAAGTGAATTTCTGCCTATATTAGCATGTGACTAATAAAAAGCAATGTTGCACTGTATGGATTTTAGTGCACAggtaattgtttttaaattgttaaGCACCAAAATGGCATGGCCAAGCTTCATCATCTGGAGAAGAATCTCACATTTGACCTGTCATTTCATTATCCCTTGCAGGTGTACTTGGCCGACTATGGTCTGTCATATAGATACTGTCCTAACGGAGAGCATAAAGACTACAAAGAAAACCCAAAGAAAGGACACAATGGCACGATTGAGTATACAAGTACTGATGCTCATAGAGGTGTAGGTAAAGctgatatattcattcattttaatctaCTGATTTCAGACTGTTGTTCATTATTATCAGTACACATTTGTGGTGGCCTACAATTGGATATCACCAAAGCTGAAATTTGTGGGAGAGGGAGCCAATATAATCTTGTTTTGACCAAAATTTTGCATTTCTGTCAATAATATATAcaacataacatttttatagttttgACCTTATGACCTTAACGTTAATAACAAGAAATGTATCGAACAGAACCGAATGAATTATTTAGCTATTATTTCAGAATCGATTCAAGAGTGAACAGTGATCACTCGAGTGAAGAGAAGACAATTTGTGCCACAAGTCACTTTTTACCTCCGGTTATGATGCAAAGACTGAGGTGGAGGATCCTGATTATCTATTATAAGTGACAACTCATTTCCTGTTGCAAATATATACTAATTTACTTTTAGTGATGTTGGTTCCCATAAGGAAATTAGGTTAGAATTGCAATATATAatgattaaatgaaatgaatttattattttcacttcCGATAGTAACCAGATGTACTTAgttaaaaatgtcaataaatgATGATAAATATGTTCTGCATACGTTTTTAGTACAGattgtgtatttacagtgtgtgtgttatactctCAATATCAAGCACAGTGTACACATACTGTGTTCAGAATATCACACTCTTTAATTCTAGGTCGAGATATTGGAAACACATTAAGTCGTAAATTGCATACAGTCTTTTTACGGGATATTGATTGACTTGGTTGTGTGTACCTGGCCAGATTTAATTCAACAATTCCCTAAATAGTCCAAGTGATAACCTGCATCTTGTTTGCATTTACCATTAATTAAAGCTTTGATGTTTTGTTAGACTGGGACTCAAAGCCAATATCTTTGCCTGGAAAGGAGCACAGGTAGTAGAGAAGTTCAATACTAAATCCATGTTGAGGTAAAGCTTCCTAATAGCTATGTTTCTGTCAGTTCCCAGAGTttcaatatatgaaaataattgatATGATGCTGACTCGGCAGAAAATATAAGTTTAAGAGTGCCAATTTTTAAGATATTAACTGAGTCCTGCTGAATAATTGTATAACCATGGAATACTTCTATGGTTATGATGTAGACTGTAAGTGCAAGATATTTTATAAGAATGAAAGTCACATTTAGCTTCAGACAGACAGGGGTCTGTACTCTTTGGAACAAACCCATATTCTTTCTACATGACTTAGTAATTTGCACAGGTTCATGGTTTTACATATGGTCTTCATTCCATGTTCTGCTCCTTGGATTCATAGGTGGTCACGGTACATAAATTGTATTGTATAAAGCAGAGTATTATAATCGTAGGATGGACAAAATAATGAGAACTAGAGAAAAACATATAGCTCCCTGGCTGAGCTCGACTCCAAACCTTACAGAAGTGACGAACCTGATTTTGGTGTCACAGTAGTGGACTTCTCATCATGAGCTGACAGCTGTTGTGTAGGTCGTTAGCGTCGAGTCGCCCCCGTAGATGAATGCAGATTGTGGAGTGTTCCTTTGCTCATGGCCCCTGGCACCCTGCGTAGATGTTGATGTGTTACCATGGTGAGGAGTGAGGAGACAGGCACTCTGCTTCCCGCTGAACTCCGTGCTAAAGGCCTAATTATCACCTGTAGGGCTGAAGAGAAATGGCTGAAATTCAGAAGGAGAGGTTCAAGAGTTTGACACAGCACTTTAGGTAATTTGAATAACAATGGGCCATAATTATGAACAACAGCCTGGCACTGATGGAAGGTGTTGTGTCTGGCTTGGAACGCCTTGTTCTCACGGATGCTCGTTTAAAAACCGATTCAGTTTCAGTCCCACCCAGGCAGCCGATTTTCTCCTCTTTCAAAAATCATACCACGGTGCTAATAAAGTAAGCAATGTTATTTATGCACTGAATGTCAGTGACTCAGTACAAAGGCCAGCatgttcagaaaaaaattaatattatgtcTAAAGTCATCATAATGTATAAGGTCTTTTTGAGATCAAAAACAATTTTGTATTGGTTAAATTACAGGTTTATTAAAGGGGAAAACTAAAATGGTGTGGCCTGTTGGGCCTGGCTGTGAGATTAGCTAGCAGGCAAGATCACCTAATGGGCATGGCAAGATCAATGGCAGCCATGGATCTAGGCCGAGATTTTTCTCTTTGATGAATGCAGTCAATAGGTAATTTGTCTGGAGATGGACTGCAGTTACAGTATTGAGTTGATAAACTCTCCAGGCACGAACAGGCCGTGTGCTTTAATTTACCCTTATTGACAAAATGGAACTGGAGATTTTCCATGAAGGGACCCACTTAATGTTATGTTAACCCACATATTTAACCAAGGTAGGTGATGTTGTCAATTTTAGTTGTAgtcacatgtatttattttatatttaacactgtgGGTCGGCCTTTAATATTTGCCAAATTTATGCTCTCTCAAATCCTTCATGCTAGCCAGTATTATTTggtacttttgtttttttgcccttatttttttatagaagaCTTTACTGCAGTTCTCATCTCTTCTCAAAGTTCAGAGGCAGTGTGTTGATCCTGCAAGTTTTTAGCATGCTCTAGTGAATAAAATATGGTCAGACTAAACATGGCCAGTTCTGAGAGATGAAATTAAAGAGAGGGCGAT
The Tachysurus vachellii isolate PV-2020 chromosome 6, HZAU_Pvac_v1, whole genome shotgun sequence genome window above contains:
- the vrk2 gene encoding serine/threonine-protein kinase VRK2 isoform X2, coding for MYCSWLTSMAPKKTTLPCPLPEGWILTDTEKRKWRLGKMIGKGGFGLIYFASDDVESPVTDDTDYVIKVEYHENGPLFSELKFYQRAAKPESISKWKRDKRLHFLGIPTYWGSGLSEHNGKRYRFMVMDRLGTDLQKVFVENSERLKKQTVLQLGCLMVDILEYIHDNEYVHADIKAANLLLGHRDPGNVYLADYGLSYRYCPNGEHKDYKENPKKGHNGTIEYTSTDAHRGVAPSRRGDLEVLGYCLLHWQCGTLPWLSLLRNPVQVQEAKAKLMDNLPDSVIQLSTSGNSLAEVAQFLLAVRTIGYKEKPDYDALRKVLSHVRPRGPLDLSRPRAAESSRPTAKRSSSQAQPAVRPTKPKPVTHDEDYTKPSYRTKEKVMTEEQKPYKANSAAATRARSRCVAKDSDEDQDDECDPLPPRVHPKTREGTKQKQRREQLD